A stretch of the Bacillus sp. BGMRC 2118 genome encodes the following:
- a CDS encoding NAD-dependent epimerase/dehydratase family protein yields MFRDKTLLITGGTGSFGNAVMKRFLDTDIKEIRIFSRDEKKQDDMRKYYRNEKLKFYLGDIRDPGSIKNAMHGVDYIFHAAALKQVPSCEFFPLEAVKTNVLGTDNVLNAAIDCGVKKVICLSTDKAAYPINAMGISKAMMEKVYVAKSKSIDPDKTLICGTRYGNVMASRGSVIPLFIEQIKSGQPLTVTDPNMTRFLMSLEDAVELVVFAFENAVAGDVMVQKAPASTIGDLAQAVKELFGADNEIKVIGTRHGEKLYETLLTREEHIVAHDMGGFYRVPADTRDLNYDKYFFEGDQKLSSEEEYNSHNTQRLSIEEIKELLLKLDYVQEELKGWNR; encoded by the coding sequence GTGTTTAGAGATAAGACGTTATTAATAACTGGTGGTACAGGATCATTTGGTAATGCGGTAATGAAGAGGTTCTTAGATACTGACATAAAAGAAATAAGAATCTTTTCTAGAGATGAAAAGAAACAAGATGATATGAGAAAGTACTATAGAAACGAAAAACTGAAATTCTATTTAGGTGACATCAGAGACCCAGGTAGTATTAAGAATGCTATGCACGGTGTTGATTATATCTTTCATGCTGCTGCTTTGAAGCAAGTTCCTTCCTGTGAATTTTTCCCTTTAGAAGCAGTAAAAACAAATGTTCTTGGAACAGACAACGTTTTGAATGCTGCTATTGATTGTGGAGTGAAAAAAGTTATTTGTTTATCTACTGACAAAGCAGCTTACCCAATCAACGCAATGGGTATTTCCAAAGCGATGATGGAAAAAGTATATGTTGCGAAGTCAAAGTCAATTGATCCAGATAAGACATTGATATGTGGAACTAGATATGGAAATGTTATGGCATCAAGGGGATCTGTTATCCCACTTTTCATTGAGCAAATTAAAAGTGGACAACCTCTTACTGTCACAGACCCAAATATGACTAGATTCCTAATGAGCCTTGAAGATGCGGTGGAACTAGTTGTTTTCGCATTTGAAAACGCAGTAGCGGGGGATGTAATGGTCCAAAAGGCACCAGCTTCAACTATTGGAGATCTTGCTCAAGCTGTAAAGGAACTGTTTGGTGCAGATAATGAGATTAAGGTTATTGGTACTCGACATGGTGAGAAGTTATATGAAACATTACTAACTAGAGAAGAGCACATTGTTGCACATGATATGGGTGGTTTCTATCGCGTACCTGCTGATACAAGAGATTTAAACTACGACAAATATTTCTTTGAGGGAGATCAAAAGTTATCCTCTGAGGAAGAGTATAACTCTCATAATACACAAAGGTTGTCTATAGAAGAAATAAAAGAACTTCTGTTAAAACTTGATTATGTACAGGAAGAATTGAAAGGCTGGAATAGATAA
- a CDS encoding glycosyltransferase family 4 protein, giving the protein MNILFLTLLDFQTLDESGIYTDLMREFVKKKKHNVYIISPSERRNQQSTELIKNDGYSILKLKIGNIQKTNLIEKGFSTITLESKFKWGIKTFFSDVKFDLIMYTTPPITLQNAIEYVKKRDNAKTYLLLKDIFPQNAVDLEMMDKTGIKSVVYKYFRKKEKMLYQTSDYIGCMSEANVEFVLKHNPLLSVNKVEVCPNSIEPVSIVKNEQKIADTRQKYNIPINSTVYIYGGNLGKPQGINFIIECLKANKNNENVYFVIVGSGTEYRKLKSFFDDEKLPNAQLFYQLSKNDYEELANSCDVGLIFLDYRFTIPNFPSRLLSYMQASLPVFAITDKNTDIGKVIEQGNFGYWSESNSVIAFNETIKKFYDQELRNQMGANAREYLEKNYNVKQSYEIIMSHFK; this is encoded by the coding sequence ATGAACATATTATTTTTAACACTTTTAGACTTTCAAACACTTGATGAAAGTGGTATTTATACAGATTTAATGAGGGAATTTGTAAAGAAAAAAAAACACAATGTATATATTATTTCTCCAAGTGAAAGAAGAAACCAACAGTCAACAGAATTAATAAAAAACGATGGTTATAGTATTTTGAAATTGAAGATAGGTAATATTCAAAAAACAAATTTGATTGAAAAAGGATTTTCAACAATTACTTTAGAGTCAAAATTCAAATGGGGAATAAAGACTTTTTTTTCAGATGTTAAGTTTGATTTAATTATGTATACAACACCGCCAATTACTTTGCAGAACGCTATAGAGTATGTGAAAAAACGAGATAATGCAAAAACTTATCTCTTACTTAAGGATATATTCCCACAGAATGCTGTTGATCTTGAAATGATGGATAAGACTGGTATTAAGAGTGTCGTTTACAAATATTTCAGAAAAAAGGAAAAAATGTTATATCAAACTTCAGATTATATTGGATGTATGTCAGAGGCCAATGTGGAATTTGTCTTGAAACATAATCCTTTATTGTCAGTTAATAAAGTGGAAGTATGTCCAAACAGTATTGAACCTGTATCAATTGTTAAGAATGAGCAGAAAATTGCAGATACTAGGCAGAAATATAATATTCCAATTAATAGTACTGTGTATATTTATGGAGGTAACCTTGGAAAACCACAAGGTATTAACTTCATAATTGAGTGTCTTAAAGCTAATAAAAATAATGAAAATGTCTATTTTGTTATTGTGGGTTCTGGGACAGAATATAGGAAACTTAAGTCCTTCTTTGATGATGAAAAATTGCCAAATGCACAATTATTTTATCAGCTTAGTAAAAATGACTATGAAGAACTAGCAAATTCTTGTGATGTAGGACTAATCTTCTTAGACTACAGATTTACAATCCCTAATTTTCCTTCAAGGCTTTTATCTTATATGCAAGCATCACTACCTGTATTTGCAATTACTGATAAGAATACTGATATTGGTAAAGTAATTGAACAGGGTAACTTTGGTTATTGGAGTGAAAGTAATAGTGTAATTGCATTCAATGAAACAATTAAAAAGTTTTATGATCAAGAATTGAGAAATCAAATGGGTGCTAATGCAAGAGAATACTTAGAAAAAAATTATAATGTAAAACAATCATATGAAATAATTATGAGCCATTTTAAGTAA
- a CDS encoding acetyltransferase yields MKDKLLIIGASGHGNVVADIALKMNRWKSISFLDDNIDMIKSRSLNVIGTPDNIFNYINEYEIFIGIGNNNVRQRFHELLESLGASIPVLIHPDSVIGNQVELGLGTVIMPGVVINCNTKIGKSCIVNTASSIDHDNILYDYVHVSPGVHIAGTVNIGRGTWLGIGSIVSNNVKITSECIFGAGSVVVKDINESGVYVGVPVRRIK; encoded by the coding sequence ATGAAGGATAAGTTGTTAATTATTGGAGCAAGTGGTCATGGGAATGTTGTAGCTGACATTGCCCTCAAAATGAACCGCTGGAAGAGTATTTCTTTTTTAGACGATAATATAGACATGATAAAATCTAGGAGTTTAAATGTTATTGGGACACCTGATAATATATTCAACTATATAAATGAGTATGAAATATTTATTGGTATAGGCAATAATAATGTTAGACAAAGGTTCCATGAATTACTTGAAAGTTTAGGTGCTTCCATTCCAGTGCTAATACACCCTGATTCTGTAATTGGAAACCAGGTAGAACTAGGATTAGGAACGGTAATTATGCCCGGAGTAGTTATAAATTGCAACACTAAAATAGGAAAAAGTTGTATTGTTAATACTGCATCTTCAATAGACCATGATAATATTCTGTATGATTATGTACATGTATCACCTGGAGTTCATATTGCAGGGACAGTTAATATTGGTAGGGGAACTTGGTTAGGGATTGGCAGTATAGTAAGTAACAATGTGAAAATCACGAGTGAATGTATCTTTGGTGCTGGATCAGTAGTGGTTAAGGATATAAATGAATCCGGAGTATATGTTGGTGTTCCTGTAAGGAGAATAAAATAA
- a CDS encoding sugar transferase, with the protein MRKSKTGLYERFLKRPMDLILSFIAIIVLSPVFLIVSILVKTKLGSPILFKQARPGLHGNVFMMYKFRTMTDERDDKGELLPDSVRLNRFGKLLRSTSLDELPELFNILKGDMSIIGPRPLLVQYLSLYNERQKRRHEVRPGLSGLAQVNGRNAISWEEKFDLDIKYVDNLTFIGDWKIIFATIKKVFDREGINSISATTMEPFKGSKRNGISNEG; encoded by the coding sequence ATGCGAAAGTCTAAAACTGGCTTATATGAAAGGTTTCTAAAGAGACCAATGGATCTTATTCTTTCATTTATTGCAATCATTGTATTAAGTCCTGTCTTTTTAATTGTTTCTATTCTAGTAAAAACTAAACTGGGTAGTCCTATCTTATTCAAACAAGCTAGACCAGGATTACACGGCAATGTATTTATGATGTATAAATTTAGAACGATGACAGATGAAAGAGATGATAAAGGTGAGTTATTACCTGATAGTGTAAGACTTAATCGCTTTGGGAAGTTACTTAGATCAACTTCTCTTGATGAACTACCAGAACTATTTAATATTCTTAAAGGTGACATGTCAATAATAGGTCCTAGACCATTACTTGTTCAGTATTTATCTCTATATAATGAACGTCAAAAGAGACGGCATGAAGTTAGACCAGGGCTTTCTGGATTAGCACAAGTTAATGGACGGAACGCAATAAGTTGGGAAGAAAAGTTTGATTTGGATATTAAATATGTTGATAATTTAACTTTTATTGGGGATTGGAAGATAATATTCGCTACTATAAAAAAGGTATTTGACAGAGAAGGGATTAATTCAATTTCCGCTACGACAATGGAACCATTTAAGGGAAGTAAAAGGAATGGGATTTCAAATGAAGGATAA
- a CDS encoding aminotransferase DegT: MTNRIFLSSPHMSEEGYERQYVNEAFDTNWIAPLGENVNQFENELASKVGSKAAAALSSGTGAIHLALKAAGVGEGDIVFCSTLTFSATANPIIYQNATPVFIDSNEGTWNMCPNALEKAFEKYPNVKAVLIVHLYGHSADMDVIMEICKKHNVTVIEDAAESLGTYYKGKHTGTFGDYGIFSFNGNKIITTSGGGMLVSDNEERIAKTRFWATQSRDQARHYEHSELGFNYRMSNVVAGIGRGQLKVLDQRVEKKKYINESYKRELSSLGGVQFMPVNDWDAPNYWLTALTLNGNVRPLDIMEALEKENIESRPVWKPMHKQPFFEKYDFVGSDVSERLFENGICLPSDTKMTDEDLEKVISIIKGLWVK, encoded by the coding sequence ATGACAAATAGAATATTTCTATCCTCTCCACACATGAGTGAGGAAGGATATGAACGACAATATGTAAACGAAGCATTTGATACAAACTGGATTGCTCCACTTGGGGAGAATGTGAATCAATTTGAAAATGAGCTTGCTAGTAAAGTGGGTTCAAAAGCCGCAGCTGCATTATCATCAGGAACTGGAGCTATTCATTTAGCATTAAAGGCTGCTGGTGTTGGCGAAGGTGATATCGTATTTTGCTCGACCTTAACATTCTCTGCAACAGCTAACCCAATCATCTACCAGAATGCTACACCTGTCTTTATCGACAGTAATGAAGGAACATGGAATATGTGCCCGAACGCTTTAGAAAAGGCATTCGAAAAATATCCAAATGTAAAAGCTGTTCTAATTGTTCATTTATACGGTCATTCAGCGGATATGGATGTGATTATGGAGATTTGTAAGAAACACAATGTAACAGTCATTGAGGATGCCGCTGAATCATTAGGTACGTACTATAAAGGTAAACACACGGGTACGTTCGGAGATTATGGAATCTTCTCATTTAACGGTAACAAAATTATTACAACTTCTGGAGGGGGAATGCTTGTTTCAGATAATGAAGAAAGAATTGCGAAAACTCGTTTCTGGGCTACTCAATCAAGAGATCAAGCAAGACATTATGAACATAGTGAACTAGGCTTTAACTATCGTATGAGTAATGTCGTAGCTGGTATCGGAAGAGGACAGCTTAAAGTATTAGACCAACGTGTTGAAAAGAAAAAATATATTAATGAATCTTATAAAAGAGAGTTAAGTAGCCTTGGAGGCGTCCAGTTCATGCCAGTAAATGATTGGGATGCGCCAAACTACTGGTTAACTGCACTTACTCTAAACGGAAATGTAAGACCATTAGATATAATGGAGGCTCTGGAAAAAGAAAACATTGAGTCCAGACCTGTATGGAAGCCAATGCATAAACAACCTTTCTTTGAGAAGTATGATTTTGTTGGTTCTGATGTGTCAGAGAGATTATTTGAGAATGGAATATGTTTACCTTCTGACACAAAGATGACTGATGAGGATTTAGAGAAAGTGATCAGTATTATTAAAGGATTGTGGGTAAAATAA
- the galU gene encoding UTP--glucose-1-phosphate uridylyltransferase GalU: MKRVRKAIIPAAGLGTRFLPATKAMPKEMLPIVDKPTIQYIVEEAVKSGIEDIIIVTGKGKRAIEDHFDHAFELEQNLMEKGKTDLLEQVQYSSNMVDIHYIRQKEPKGLGHAIWCARKFIGDEPFAVLLGDDIVQSEKPCLQQLMEQYEETGASVIGVQTVPQTETHRYGIVDPTDQVGRRYSVNQFVEKPKQGTAPSNLAIMGRYILTPEIFMFLEQQEIGAGGEIQLTDAIQKLNEIQRVFAYDFEGKRHDVGEKLGFVKTTIEYALQNKEIRNELLDYLEGVLNTQLVEK, encoded by the coding sequence ATGAAAAGAGTAAGAAAAGCCATTATACCAGCAGCTGGATTAGGTACACGGTTTTTACCAGCGACAAAGGCAATGCCAAAGGAAATGCTTCCTATAGTCGATAAGCCCACAATCCAATACATTGTTGAAGAAGCCGTCAAGTCTGGGATTGAAGATATTATTATTGTTACAGGTAAAGGGAAACGAGCGATCGAAGACCACTTTGACCATGCATTTGAGTTAGAACAGAACTTAATGGAAAAAGGGAAAACGGACCTGTTAGAACAGGTTCAGTACTCTTCAAACATGGTCGATATCCATTATATCCGTCAAAAAGAGCCCAAGGGATTAGGACATGCCATCTGGTGTGCACGTAAGTTTATTGGGGACGAACCGTTTGCAGTGCTACTAGGTGATGACATCGTTCAATCAGAGAAGCCTTGCCTACAACAGCTAATGGAACAATACGAAGAAACAGGTGCTTCAGTCATCGGTGTACAAACTGTACCACAGACTGAAACACACCGTTATGGAATTGTCGATCCAACAGATCAAGTTGGACGCAGATACAGTGTCAATCAATTTGTCGAGAAGCCAAAGCAAGGAACAGCTCCTTCAAACCTGGCAATAATGGGTCGTTACATCTTAACTCCTGAAATCTTTATGTTCTTGGAGCAACAAGAAATTGGAGCAGGTGGAGAAATTCAGTTAACAGATGCCATTCAGAAGCTTAATGAAATTCAACGAGTGTTTGCTTATGACTTTGAAGGAAAGCGTCATGATGTTGGAGAGAAGTTGGGATTTGTTAAAACAACGATTGAGTATGCGTTGCAGAATAAGGAAATTCGTAATGAACTACTCGATTATCTAGAAGGAGTCCTAAATACTCAATTAGTTGAAAAGTAA
- a CDS encoding polysaccharide biosynthesis protein, producing the protein MTYRSRLALLLMIDSAIVLLSIYMAYFFLHPDISILSMPTLFLSSITIFMSHHVFASIYHLYKRAWEYASIPELVAIAKSITLSIGTAAIIQLIINGDVYVRVLMIAWMMHMILIGGSRFAWRVLRGQLVNEAVLSRFTKDTSPPKKRALIIGAGSAGTMVVRQLQENNEADLLPVAFIDDDVKKQNLDILGLPVLGGSSVIEEIVKDKEIDHIVIAIPSLSKKELNVIFEECSKTKAKTNLMPSIEDLMVGKVSVNHFRDVQVEDLLGREPVQLDSARIAVQIKDKVVLVTGAGGSIGSEICRQIMNFNPEKIVLLGHGENSIYSIEMDLLTQFVGTKTEIVTEIADIQDRNKIFTIMDKHRPNIVYHAAAHKHVPLMERNPEEAVKNNVFGTKNVAEASATFAVETFVLVSSDKAVNPTNVMGATKRFAELVIQDIDRHSETTKFVAVRFGNVLGSRGSVIPLFKKQIQAGGPVTVTHPEMTRYFMTIPEASRLVIQASVLARGGEIFVLDMGEPVKIVDLAKNLIKLSGYSIEEIGIRYSGIRPGEKMYEELLNDEEVHKEQVFPKIHIGKAADVDPSIIYNFITEYENMDIEDVRNYLLNVANNRFDELTIKPIIESAMIN; encoded by the coding sequence ATGACCTATCGTAGTCGATTAGCACTATTACTTATGATTGATTCAGCCATTGTCTTACTATCAATTTATATGGCCTATTTCTTTTTACATCCTGACATTTCAATTTTATCCATGCCAACACTCTTCCTGAGCTCAATTACCATTTTTATGAGTCACCATGTATTTGCTTCGATTTATCACCTGTACAAGAGGGCATGGGAGTATGCAAGTATTCCTGAATTGGTTGCGATAGCAAAATCAATCACCTTATCGATTGGGACAGCTGCAATCATTCAGTTAATCATCAATGGAGATGTGTATGTCCGTGTGTTAATGATTGCATGGATGATGCACATGATCTTAATTGGTGGATCTCGCTTCGCTTGGAGAGTATTACGTGGTCAGTTAGTAAATGAAGCGGTTCTCAGCCGTTTTACAAAAGACACGTCACCTCCTAAGAAACGTGCCCTTATTATTGGTGCCGGTTCAGCAGGGACAATGGTCGTTCGTCAATTACAGGAAAACAATGAAGCAGATTTATTGCCAGTAGCCTTTATTGATGATGATGTAAAAAAGCAAAACCTAGATATACTAGGTCTTCCGGTACTAGGTGGTTCTTCTGTTATTGAAGAAATCGTAAAGGATAAAGAAATTGATCACATTGTTATTGCCATTCCCTCATTAAGTAAGAAAGAACTAAATGTCATTTTCGAAGAATGTAGCAAAACAAAAGCAAAGACAAATCTAATGCCAAGTATCGAGGATTTAATGGTCGGAAAGGTTTCCGTGAATCATTTCCGTGATGTACAAGTAGAGGACTTACTTGGAAGAGAGCCTGTACAGCTGGATTCAGCAAGGATTGCGGTTCAAATTAAAGACAAAGTTGTACTTGTTACAGGTGCGGGTGGTTCAATTGGTTCAGAAATTTGTCGTCAGATTATGAACTTTAACCCAGAGAAAATTGTCTTGCTTGGGCATGGTGAGAACAGCATTTACTCGATTGAAATGGACTTACTGACACAATTCGTTGGTACGAAAACAGAAATCGTAACCGAAATTGCTGATATCCAAGACCGTAACAAAATCTTCACGATCATGGACAAGCATAGACCGAACATCGTCTACCATGCAGCAGCACATAAGCACGTGCCGTTAATGGAACGTAATCCAGAAGAAGCGGTAAAGAACAACGTATTCGGAACGAAAAATGTAGCAGAAGCATCTGCAACATTTGCGGTTGAAACATTCGTCCTTGTCTCATCTGATAAAGCGGTAAACCCAACAAATGTCATGGGTGCAACAAAGCGCTTTGCTGAGCTAGTGATTCAAGATATAGACAGACACAGTGAAACAACGAAGTTCGTTGCCGTTCGTTTTGGTAACGTACTAGGAAGTAGAGGAAGTGTGATTCCACTCTTCAAGAAACAAATTCAAGCTGGTGGACCTGTAACGGTAACTCACCCAGAAATGACGCGCTACTTCATGACAATTCCAGAAGCATCACGTTTAGTGATCCAAGCGAGTGTATTAGCACGAGGTGGAGAAATCTTTGTTCTAGACATGGGTGAGCCTGTGAAGATCGTCGACTTAGCGAAAAACCTAATTAAACTATCCGGCTATTCAATAGAAGAAATCGGCATTCGCTACTCTGGTATTCGACCTGGAGAGAAAATGTACGAAGAATTACTGAATGACGAAGAAGTACACAAAGAACAAGTATTTCCAAAGATTCATATCGGCAAAGCAGCAGATGTGGATCCAAGCATCATCTATAACTTCATTACTGAATATGAAAACATGGATATTGAAGATGTAAGAAACTACCTGTTAAATGTGGCGAACAATCGATTTGATGAATTAACCATTAAACCAATCATTGAATCAGCCATGATTAACTAG
- a CDS encoding tyrosine protein phosphatase — protein MIDIHCHILHGIDDGPKDLKESLLMAKEAVAQGITSIIATPHFTSKYENTKNIIIKKVVELNAALERENIPLTILPGQEPRIFGEILEDYENDRILTMNDGGKYVFIELPSNHVPRYTERLLYDIQMKELTPIIVHPERNSEIVENPDVLYNLVSNGALTQVTASSLVGDSGKKVKKFSHQLLEANLTHFIASDAHNTTSRNFRLPAAYELVEKEYGIQPVYAFSENAELLVDGKTVFTGPPERIKKSKFLGIFG, from the coding sequence ATGATAGACATTCATTGTCACATTTTGCATGGTATTGATGATGGTCCGAAAGACCTAAAAGAATCTTTACTGATGGCAAAAGAGGCTGTTGCACAAGGTATTACCTCTATCATTGCGACTCCTCACTTTACAAGTAAGTACGAAAATACGAAAAACATCATTATAAAGAAGGTCGTGGAACTGAACGCAGCGTTAGAACGCGAGAATATTCCACTGACGATCTTACCTGGTCAAGAACCTCGTATTTTTGGAGAGATTTTAGAAGACTATGAGAATGATAGAATTCTAACAATGAATGATGGTGGGAAATATGTATTCATTGAATTACCTTCTAATCATGTTCCGCGATATACAGAGAGACTTCTATATGACATACAAATGAAGGAACTAACACCGATTATTGTACATCCTGAACGCAATTCAGAAATTGTGGAAAATCCTGATGTATTATACAACCTGGTAAGTAACGGTGCACTAACGCAAGTGACAGCATCAAGTCTGGTAGGTGACTCGGGGAAGAAAGTGAAAAAGTTCTCTCACCAGCTACTTGAAGCAAATCTTACTCATTTTATTGCATCAGATGCTCATAACACAACGAGCCGCAATTTCCGATTACCTGCAGCATACGAGCTGGTTGAAAAGGAATACGGTATCCAGCCTGTGTATGCATTCAGTGAAAATGCAGAGCTCTTAGTAGACGGTAAGACTGTGTTTACCGGACCACCAGAAAGAATCAAGAAAAGTAAGTTTTTAGGGATTTTCGGATAA
- a CDS encoding CpsD/CapB family tyrosine-protein kinase encodes MLQKLNRSLITITNPKSPISEQYKTIRTNIQFSTVDQTMRSLLVTSSGPAEGKSTTTANMAVVFAQQGKKVLLVDADLRKPTVHYTFRFTNTIGLTNLLTKQAELKDAIHETEQENLFVLTSGPIPPNPAELLGSRSMEDFLAAAYELFDIVIFDTPPVLAVTDAQVLANQCNGVILVVSSGNTENEAALKAKELLSNAKAKLLGVVLNNKQMKDSQYYYYYGN; translated from the coding sequence ATGTTGCAAAAGTTAAATAGAAGCTTAATTACAATTACAAACCCAAAATCACCGATTTCAGAGCAATATAAAACAATTCGTACGAACATTCAATTCTCAACAGTAGATCAAACGATGCGTTCACTGTTAGTAACATCTTCTGGTCCAGCTGAAGGGAAATCAACAACTACAGCAAACATGGCAGTTGTCTTTGCACAGCAAGGGAAAAAGGTATTACTTGTTGATGCTGACCTTAGAAAACCAACGGTGCATTACACATTCCGATTCACGAATACCATTGGATTAACAAACCTGCTTACTAAGCAAGCAGAACTAAAAGACGCGATTCATGAAACAGAACAAGAAAATCTGTTTGTGTTAACTAGTGGTCCGATTCCGCCAAACCCGGCAGAATTACTAGGTTCTCGTTCGATGGAGGATTTCTTAGCTGCAGCTTATGAGCTGTTTGATATTGTCATATTTGATACGCCTCCAGTTCTTGCGGTAACAGATGCACAAGTATTAGCAAATCAATGTAATGGTGTAATCCTAGTTGTTAGCAGTGGAAACACGGAAAATGAAGCAGCGCTTAAGGCGAAGGAATTACTATCCAATGCAAAGGCAAAGCTACTAGGCGTTGTCTTAAACAACAAGCAAATGAAGGATAGTCAGTACTATTATTATTACGGAAATTAA
- a CDS encoding capsular biosynthesis protein, translating into MEETISLKELFQTLKKRFAMIAIITIIATIASGVVSYFYLTPIYSASTQLLVNQKKTDQQTYNVGEVQTNLQLINTYSVIIKSPTILEKVKEQLNLEEIGEVAVSSENNSQVVNIKVEDPNPEMAAEIANTIASVFKSEILSIMSVDNVSILSQAEVPENPHPVKPNPELNMAIAFVVGAMLGVGLAFLLEYLDNTIKTEQDIEKLLELPVLGAIMVITEDNEFKVTTKDKKKNVKVRGESLGS; encoded by the coding sequence ATGGAAGAAACAATAAGCTTAAAAGAGTTATTTCAAACATTAAAAAAGCGTTTTGCAATGATTGCCATTATAACGATTATCGCGACGATCGCGAGTGGAGTCGTTAGTTACTTCTATTTAACACCGATTTACTCTGCATCTACACAACTACTTGTTAACCAAAAGAAGACAGACCAACAAACGTATAACGTCGGTGAAGTTCAAACAAACCTACAATTAATTAATACGTATAGTGTGATCATAAAAAGCCCAACAATACTTGAAAAAGTTAAAGAACAATTAAACCTTGAAGAAATTGGTGAAGTAGCCGTTTCAAGTGAAAACAACTCACAGGTTGTGAATATTAAAGTAGAAGATCCAAATCCAGAAATGGCTGCGGAAATTGCGAACACGATCGCATCCGTATTCAAATCAGAAATCCTTTCTATTATGAGTGTCGATAACGTAAGTATCCTGTCTCAAGCAGAAGTACCAGAAAATCCACATCCAGTGAAGCCAAACCCTGAATTAAATATGGCAATTGCCTTCGTTGTAGGCGCAATGCTTGGAGTGGGACTAGCATTCTTACTTGAATATCTAGATAACACGATCAAGACAGAGCAAGATATTGAGAAGCTATTAGAGCTACCTGTACTTGGTGCGATTATGGTCATTACAGAAGATAATGAATTCAAGGTGACAACAAAGGATAAGAAGAAAAACGTAAAAGTAAGAGGTGAATCACTTGGCTCGTAA